One stretch of Acidicapsa acidisoli DNA includes these proteins:
- a CDS encoding choice-of-anchor D domain-containing protein, protein MQVNYLKKCWKIAILVATPLLLPTGVALGQVSLTAAPTAATLPDGSSVPMWGYTCGPVTSTPGPTCSALNPNAGGGWSPVVITVPTGTSLTINLTNNLTFANGNSVPTSLTIVGQLGGGLGKPTTVASPVHPDLGVTWPVAGSPGGGSATFTPPAQGPRVQSFGTEVAAGATTPLIWSSLRPGTYLLESGTHPSVQGTMGLYGIVVVTTAPTSNSGNEVTPGTAYPAAGSSPAVSYDAEVPLIFSEIDPVQNTAVTTAINTAGFSETMVWSGQPGGCGDPTPGNAAYHKCYPPIVNYTPLYYLINGVAFNKTSATASLFPVTPSTLAPSGATGSVLVRMVNAGARMHVPSIVGSQTGVASGTSTAPPSGFSLIAEDGNPLPGIPRVQSEVFMSAGKTYDVMINASAPTTPLPPALAVYDRELSLSANAIGRDAGMLAYISINGSRLPPATAIKPAVANPDSYLVVPTETLTISDPGKGVIANDVNVYGVKVSTPPAQGTLTLNANGTFTYVPNSGWSGGDSFQYQANGNGPIATVTLNAATIESAANIVMNNSTFTSRIATFIKIPSPGVLLADKDTSGYPLTVVASSVTIPSGSGLTVQMDAKGGFIASVPSPGIYTFTYNAQNSQGTVSAASATVTLTFPRPSNLAVSVVDGATKVPLAGQDYRWIIEEDKTFYVDPTKTTNTGGNTIVPTYGTNFHTSNMPFVAQGCTGPKSCEAGQTVFDSGTPCTSAGVPAGCSPTAGQHVPAVCDLGNGKCRPDTTGQGQTPTLPSQVYLDPTKRYYISVLPGDAADPFTSGCSTPGCVGGGKIGHGMGGASIAAGQTSVTVITQPSPYPPGKLSVFVFEDDFPLNGEQDAGGGVDVLATNEPGLGGFQIHLWDAMGGNGDFTGQMTYDMFNQPLTNSLQGTIDPVTGNDTCYISQEETQNITGMIVTCPKYEVKNGQVTSVLSPLAGQALIDNLMPGRWGVIATPAADRIARGEEWHQTNTLDGQKAHDSFIRIGEPSFFQEFGPAGYHVTIGFANPAIIQGRLAGVCAGTDAFLSLPAGSSCNNTVTGNVTTERMSRTPDERLYSSGSHDSFYWTQCYVSLGDPDGEDFAFTKCDEKGHFSFTGIPPGDWRVTVFDQWNDMLVDGLSTPVGLANTSTGSTANLGDIAMNQWQANVYTRTFIDDNKDGVSQASEGGIPLVPVAVRYRDGSLANGLSTDFDGTANFNETFPLFNWYVVETDTTRYKNTGTHVVYDSGGPADGSASCGQPGYPACGKSTIGAFLANTDEPNPVPANLQVPGSVYCGVADCTDVNLFTNPTGGGPGGSTGRVDSPWTGGVEGWQGFSGQNNFIEFGKEPYVPGETGGIKGHVVYASTRPFDDPQMLVQTQWEPLVPHVTINLYQEGTAPDGTQSLTLVDTTQTSSWDDYAQGFRADGVTPNMNCPGQSKADLFYFTLYNQPNYLNVYDSLHGGPAAPQLPDNSQYKCYDGMHNWNQIQPAPYDGMYKFPSVTATDATGKPTASACTICKPNTAVPQSDLYYGTPMLPAGKYVVEVVPPAGYEIVKEEDKNILIGDNFIAPVTQEFGGLGDIFIMPDQAQVAAYYNENNAQNSTTSLGANPNNGIVPGFVPEPTWPCVGEARVVPDYISLFPQSTQVAPFAGATRNLCDRKEVTLSDQTAAIAKFYIYTSTHIASKFTGDITDDFTSEFDPFSPQFGEKFSPPNMPVSVKDWTGAEISRVYTDQWGTYDGMTYSTWEVNPPNPTGYSPTMMVFCMNDPGTGSAALNPLSTPDPLYNPGYSNFCYELPYMPGQTQYLDTPVVPTSAFSAGYNHPDCAYPDATPAISEVDGDGKGPWVSAPGKTLTITALGNSVVQDYAYSGPAATTAPFNQKTTTRHYGFGGQGSVTIGGVSAPIKSWSDSTITVTVPNGVPACAMQQQVQYGGSTASCGEVVVTTAAGKQSIDAVTVTIGGKAPTYVSGNVPLSQSGPGSIQQAIDAAAPGDLIMIPPGTYSEMLIMWKPVRLQGVGAASTIIDANTQPAGKLDPWRQQIVCLFGLALNGTPITPTNPYNPADPTNNPTQGASCPGNMNYFSGTTNNPQVDRLPLEGIVGWDTTTNGNLAQLLQEPTLLGAYEGAGITILSKGVNSHGAAGYYGSGNEAAFPTGTTVLTGSALDCGFSLLGKTVEKNPYPSNFQCNPSRIDGLTITDSSQGGGGIFAHAWAHNLEIANNRIYGNIGTLSGGINIGQGESPDAYLAGQTSDTDPGSCQVGSYTNQQLPYCFNLHVNVHHNMVTSNTSIGDELFSGTPAGAGGVSFCTGADYYNFQYNWICGNQSTGDGGGVAHIGFSYNGDIEHNTIIFNQSTNPTISTNGGGLIVMGAAPDGMTAAGVECGSTVADADCPPGLPDGTGPGLTINANLLMGNAAESGSGGGLRLQSVNGTEVSLFPRNPADWNHVTITNNIINNNVAGWDGAGVSLQDALSVDFINNTVASNDTTASAGVLFNTLGAPDASAPGAGNQTTSPTTSAPQPAGLVTMPNSSNLTMSLGNTPVTCPTRNPHCTTISNPYLANDVFWQNRSFYIGVGALSSQYQQNIVSLYNASFNSTPGTAAASQPSADATTPLGTGSMITGGTGACTPGASYWDIGVRGDSGPSNHATGIALSPTYSVITDIADYSTAALHNTGSNPNMISQYCNGARTPPEYASGGYQVPPGISDATVPNPIFNLSPSATVDEGNNWINISWGPLSETGPVTNTTLGNYGPSSSSSVINYIPSTAPTYGAAPSLDYYGTPRKTNNAVDAGAVEFVGATLAIGSVTGGPLNFGNVVDTTTSAARTLTLHNTGTGTLTGIAIAVTTPFSQSGGTCGATLNAGATCTINIVFSPTTPGAATGNATITGNVAITGSPVALTGTGVAVSKTATLTPATHNYGTITRGATQGILCLGANAGPCQAFTLSNTGNVAMTGITTTVNSAIGTNYYVIAGLTSCGATLNAGTTCNVEVQFRPPLTDAANSAQTGSLVITNTSGFPTLTSTLSGTAR, encoded by the coding sequence ATGCAAGTCAACTATCTCAAGAAATGTTGGAAGATTGCGATACTCGTTGCGACTCCTCTCTTGTTGCCGACAGGCGTTGCGCTCGGGCAGGTCAGTCTGACGGCGGCCCCGACGGCGGCGACATTGCCTGATGGCTCCTCGGTGCCGATGTGGGGCTACACATGCGGACCCGTGACGAGCACTCCCGGACCCACTTGCAGCGCATTGAATCCCAATGCAGGCGGTGGATGGTCTCCGGTTGTGATCACTGTGCCGACAGGTACCAGCCTGACAATCAACCTGACCAATAACCTTACGTTTGCGAATGGCAATTCGGTGCCGACATCGCTCACGATCGTAGGCCAGCTTGGTGGCGGTCTCGGTAAGCCGACCACGGTTGCCAGTCCGGTCCATCCGGATCTGGGCGTGACATGGCCGGTAGCAGGCAGTCCCGGTGGGGGCAGCGCCACCTTTACTCCACCGGCTCAGGGCCCTCGTGTTCAATCCTTCGGTACTGAGGTTGCAGCTGGAGCTACAACGCCGTTGATCTGGTCGTCCCTTCGGCCCGGGACATATCTACTGGAATCCGGTACCCACCCATCCGTTCAGGGCACAATGGGTTTGTATGGAATTGTAGTCGTAACTACCGCTCCGACATCGAACTCTGGCAACGAGGTCACCCCAGGCACGGCCTATCCCGCGGCCGGCAGCTCTCCGGCGGTCAGTTACGATGCAGAGGTTCCGTTGATCTTCAGTGAAATCGATCCGGTTCAGAACACTGCAGTCACGACGGCCATCAACACCGCTGGATTCAGCGAAACGATGGTGTGGTCAGGCCAGCCCGGAGGATGCGGCGATCCGACACCCGGGAACGCGGCATATCACAAGTGTTACCCGCCGATCGTCAACTACACGCCCCTCTATTACCTGATCAACGGAGTTGCCTTCAATAAGACGAGCGCGACGGCTTCACTGTTCCCGGTAACCCCGTCGACACTCGCGCCCTCCGGTGCGACCGGATCGGTGCTGGTGCGCATGGTCAATGCCGGTGCGCGCATGCATGTGCCATCGATCGTTGGTTCCCAAACCGGAGTTGCTTCCGGTACGTCTACTGCGCCGCCGTCCGGCTTCTCCCTGATCGCCGAAGACGGCAATCCTCTTCCCGGAATTCCTCGCGTGCAAAGTGAAGTCTTCATGTCTGCAGGTAAGACCTATGACGTGATGATCAACGCCTCGGCGCCCACCACGCCTCTGCCTCCTGCGCTCGCTGTCTATGATCGCGAGCTAAGTCTCTCCGCGAACGCCATTGGACGCGATGCCGGTATGCTTGCGTACATCAGCATCAACGGCAGCAGACTGCCACCGGCCACTGCAATCAAGCCTGCAGTGGCCAACCCGGATAGCTACCTAGTCGTTCCCACCGAAACCCTTACAATCTCGGATCCAGGCAAGGGTGTCATCGCAAACGATGTCAATGTCTATGGAGTGAAGGTCTCAACACCGCCTGCACAAGGCACGTTAACGCTGAACGCAAATGGCACCTTTACCTACGTTCCGAACAGCGGCTGGTCTGGAGGAGACTCATTCCAATATCAGGCGAACGGGAACGGGCCAATCGCTACTGTAACTCTGAACGCCGCGACGATTGAGTCTGCCGCTAATATCGTCATGAATAACAGCACCTTCACGTCCAGGATTGCGACCTTCATCAAGATACCGTCGCCAGGCGTGCTGCTGGCGGACAAGGACACCAGTGGCTATCCCCTGACCGTGGTTGCATCGTCGGTCACGATTCCTTCTGGATCTGGCTTGACCGTTCAGATGGACGCGAAGGGGGGCTTTATCGCGTCTGTTCCGAGCCCCGGAATCTACACCTTCACTTACAATGCACAGAATTCTCAAGGTACGGTGAGCGCGGCCTCCGCAACTGTCACATTAACGTTCCCTCGACCAAGCAATCTCGCCGTGAGTGTAGTGGATGGAGCCACCAAGGTTCCGCTCGCAGGCCAGGATTATCGCTGGATCATTGAGGAAGACAAGACGTTCTACGTAGATCCGACCAAGACCACGAATACGGGCGGCAACACGATTGTCCCGACCTACGGAACCAATTTCCATACCAGCAACATGCCATTTGTCGCGCAGGGCTGCACTGGTCCGAAGTCCTGCGAGGCGGGCCAGACAGTCTTCGACTCGGGCACTCCCTGCACCTCAGCGGGTGTACCGGCTGGATGCAGTCCTACAGCGGGCCAGCACGTGCCCGCAGTCTGCGATTTGGGCAACGGCAAGTGCCGGCCGGATACAACCGGCCAAGGCCAGACTCCGACGCTTCCTAGCCAGGTCTATCTTGATCCAACCAAGCGCTACTACATCTCGGTTCTCCCGGGTGACGCAGCAGACCCCTTCACCAGCGGCTGCTCAACGCCTGGTTGCGTCGGCGGTGGCAAGATCGGACATGGCATGGGCGGCGCTTCGATCGCTGCGGGCCAAACCTCGGTCACAGTGATTACTCAACCCAGTCCGTATCCGCCGGGTAAACTCTCTGTCTTTGTGTTTGAAGATGACTTCCCGCTCAACGGTGAGCAAGACGCAGGAGGCGGTGTCGATGTGCTGGCCACCAATGAGCCTGGTCTTGGCGGTTTCCAGATTCATCTTTGGGATGCCATGGGTGGCAACGGCGACTTCACCGGCCAGATGACCTACGACATGTTCAACCAGCCACTGACGAACAGCTTGCAGGGAACGATAGATCCCGTGACCGGAAACGACACCTGTTACATATCTCAGGAAGAGACCCAGAACATAACGGGAATGATCGTCACGTGCCCAAAGTACGAAGTCAAGAATGGCCAGGTTACGTCCGTTCTGTCGCCTCTGGCCGGCCAGGCACTCATCGACAACCTGATGCCCGGCAGGTGGGGAGTAATCGCGACTCCTGCTGCCGACAGAATTGCGAGAGGCGAGGAGTGGCATCAGACTAATACTCTTGACGGACAGAAGGCGCATGATTCCTTCATACGAATTGGCGAGCCGAGTTTCTTCCAGGAATTCGGGCCAGCCGGCTATCACGTAACCATCGGCTTCGCCAACCCGGCGATCATTCAAGGTCGTCTCGCCGGCGTATGCGCGGGCACGGATGCGTTTCTGAGCCTGCCCGCCGGAAGCTCGTGCAATAACACCGTGACGGGCAACGTCACTACCGAACGCATGAGCAGGACACCAGACGAGCGGCTCTACAGCAGCGGCTCGCACGACAGCTTCTATTGGACCCAATGCTACGTAAGCCTTGGCGATCCGGACGGCGAGGACTTCGCCTTTACCAAGTGCGATGAGAAGGGCCATTTCTCCTTCACTGGCATCCCTCCCGGCGACTGGAGAGTCACCGTCTTCGATCAGTGGAACGACATGTTGGTCGACGGTCTTTCCACACCCGTTGGCTTGGCGAATACTTCCACGGGAAGTACCGCCAATCTCGGAGACATTGCCATGAACCAATGGCAGGCCAATGTCTATACCCGCACGTTCATTGACGACAACAAGGATGGCGTTTCGCAGGCCAGCGAAGGCGGCATTCCGCTGGTTCCAGTCGCGGTCCGATATCGCGACGGCAGTCTGGCCAACGGCCTCAGCACGGACTTTGACGGCACAGCGAATTTCAATGAGACTTTCCCGCTCTTCAACTGGTACGTCGTGGAAACCGATACTACCCGGTACAAGAACACGGGTACGCATGTGGTGTATGATTCCGGCGGTCCTGCGGACGGTTCTGCATCCTGCGGACAGCCCGGCTACCCGGCATGCGGAAAATCGACGATCGGCGCGTTCCTTGCCAACACCGACGAACCCAATCCGGTGCCTGCAAATCTGCAAGTGCCAGGCTCGGTGTACTGTGGTGTGGCGGACTGCACGGATGTTAATCTCTTTACCAATCCGACCGGTGGCGGCCCGGGGGGATCGACTGGAAGAGTCGATTCGCCATGGACCGGGGGCGTAGAGGGTTGGCAGGGATTCTCAGGACAAAACAACTTCATCGAATTCGGTAAAGAGCCCTATGTACCCGGTGAGACCGGCGGCATCAAAGGCCACGTAGTTTATGCTTCAACCCGGCCTTTCGATGATCCTCAGATGCTCGTCCAGACGCAATGGGAGCCTCTGGTGCCTCACGTCACCATCAACCTCTACCAGGAGGGCACTGCTCCGGATGGAACTCAGTCTCTGACCCTCGTCGACACCACGCAGACCAGCAGTTGGGATGACTACGCGCAGGGTTTCCGGGCCGATGGAGTGACCCCAAATATGAATTGCCCGGGGCAGTCCAAGGCGGACCTCTTCTACTTCACGCTGTATAACCAGCCGAACTATCTCAATGTTTACGACAGCCTGCACGGTGGCCCAGCCGCGCCGCAGCTCCCAGACAATTCGCAGTACAAGTGCTATGACGGTATGCACAACTGGAACCAGATACAGCCGGCTCCTTACGATGGCATGTACAAGTTCCCCAGCGTAACCGCCACGGACGCCACGGGGAAGCCGACCGCATCCGCCTGCACGATATGCAAGCCGAACACCGCAGTGCCGCAGAGCGATCTGTACTACGGCACTCCGATGTTGCCTGCCGGAAAGTATGTGGTGGAAGTCGTTCCGCCGGCCGGCTACGAGATCGTCAAGGAAGAGGATAAGAACATCCTCATCGGCGATAACTTCATCGCTCCGGTTACTCAGGAGTTTGGCGGGTTGGGCGATATCTTCATCATGCCCGATCAGGCCCAGGTAGCCGCGTACTACAACGAAAACAACGCGCAAAATTCGACAACGAGTCTTGGCGCCAATCCGAACAATGGGATTGTTCCGGGCTTTGTTCCCGAGCCGACCTGGCCTTGTGTAGGTGAGGCGCGCGTGGTTCCCGACTACATCAGCCTGTTCCCACAGTCGACCCAGGTGGCGCCGTTCGCCGGTGCTACACGCAATCTGTGCGATCGCAAGGAAGTTACCCTTTCCGATCAGACCGCCGCGATCGCCAAGTTCTACATCTATACCTCGACCCACATCGCATCGAAGTTCACCGGCGATATCACGGACGATTTCACCTCTGAATTTGATCCCTTCTCGCCGCAGTTCGGTGAGAAGTTCTCTCCACCTAACATGCCAGTTTCAGTCAAGGACTGGACTGGCGCAGAAATCAGCCGCGTCTACACCGACCAGTGGGGCACGTATGACGGCATGACCTATTCCACATGGGAGGTGAATCCGCCCAACCCGACCGGATATTCCCCGACGATGATGGTCTTCTGCATGAACGATCCCGGAACCGGAAGCGCAGCGTTGAATCCGCTATCGACTCCGGATCCGTTGTACAACCCTGGATACAGCAATTTCTGCTACGAGCTGCCGTATATGCCAGGGCAAACCCAGTACCTCGATACGCCGGTCGTGCCTACGTCTGCGTTTTCCGCGGGCTACAATCACCCGGACTGCGCTTATCCGGACGCAACGCCTGCCATCAGCGAAGTTGACGGTGACGGCAAAGGCCCATGGGTAAGCGCGCCGGGCAAGACTCTCACGATTACCGCATTGGGTAACTCAGTTGTGCAGGACTACGCATATTCGGGTCCCGCAGCCACCACGGCGCCCTTCAACCAGAAGACGACAACCCGGCATTACGGATTTGGAGGTCAGGGATCTGTCACGATAGGCGGCGTCTCAGCTCCGATCAAGAGCTGGAGTGACTCGACGATTACGGTGACCGTACCGAACGGAGTACCTGCCTGCGCGATGCAGCAACAGGTGCAGTACGGCGGCAGCACGGCATCTTGCGGCGAGGTTGTGGTGACCACAGCTGCCGGCAAGCAGTCGATCGATGCGGTGACTGTCACCATTGGCGGCAAGGCTCCGACGTACGTAAGCGGGAATGTGCCACTCTCTCAATCCGGTCCGGGATCGATTCAGCAGGCAATCGACGCGGCCGCGCCCGGCGATCTGATCATGATTCCTCCGGGCACGTACAGCGAGATGCTCATCATGTGGAAGCCGGTTCGGCTCCAGGGCGTAGGTGCTGCCTCGACCATCATCGACGCGAACACGCAGCCTGCGGGCAAGCTGGATCCATGGCGTCAACAGATTGTCTGCCTCTTCGGCCTGGCGCTCAATGGCACGCCGATCACTCCTACTAACCCGTACAATCCGGCCGACCCGACCAACAACCCGACGCAGGGAGCAAGCTGCCCCGGCAACATGAACTACTTCAGCGGGACGACGAACAATCCTCAGGTCGATCGTCTCCCACTGGAAGGTATCGTCGGCTGGGACACGACCACAAACGGCAACCTGGCACAGCTCCTTCAGGAGCCAACTCTGCTCGGCGCCTATGAGGGAGCAGGCATCACGATCCTCTCCAAGGGGGTCAATTCTCATGGCGCGGCTGGCTATTACGGTAGCGGGAACGAAGCCGCATTCCCGACAGGCACCACAGTGCTCACAGGCTCTGCATTGGATTGCGGATTCTCATTGCTCGGAAAGACCGTTGAGAAGAATCCTTATCCCAGCAACTTCCAGTGCAATCCGTCCCGCATCGATGGATTGACGATCACAGACAGCTCTCAGGGCGGCGGCGGTATCTTCGCTCATGCCTGGGCGCATAATCTTGAGATCGCCAACAATCGAATCTATGGCAATATCGGCACTCTCTCGGGTGGCATCAACATCGGTCAGGGTGAGTCTCCGGACGCCTACCTGGCTGGACAGACATCGGACACCGATCCTGGTTCGTGCCAGGTAGGCAGCTATACCAACCAACAGTTGCCTTATTGCTTCAACCTGCACGTCAACGTTCATCACAATATGGTCACGTCGAACACGTCGATCGGCGATGAACTCTTCTCCGGCACACCTGCGGGCGCAGGCGGCGTAAGCTTCTGCACCGGCGCCGACTACTACAACTTCCAGTACAACTGGATTTGCGGCAACCAGAGCACAGGCGATGGCGGCGGCGTAGCGCATATCGGCTTCAGCTACAACGGCGACATCGAGCACAACACCATCATCTTCAACCAGAGCACCAATCCGACGATTTCAACCAACGGCGGCGGATTGATTGTGATGGGAGCCGCTCCAGATGGCATGACCGCGGCTGGCGTCGAGTGCGGTAGCACCGTAGCTGATGCTGATTGCCCGCCGGGTCTGCCGGATGGCACCGGTCCTGGCCTGACCATCAACGCCAACCTGCTTATGGGTAACGCAGCAGAGAGCGGCAGCGGCGGCGGCTTGCGCCTCCAGTCTGTCAACGGCACCGAGGTATCTCTATTTCCCAGGAACCCAGCGGATTGGAACCATGTCACCATCACCAACAACATCATCAACAACAATGTAGCCGGATGGGACGGCGCCGGCGTGTCGCTTCAGGATGCTCTGAGCGTAGACTTCATCAACAACACGGTCGCGTCCAACGACACAACGGCCTCGGCCGGAGTGCTCTTCAATACCCTTGGCGCTCCGGATGCCAGCGCCCCAGGCGCCGGTAATCAGACCACCTCGCCCACAACCTCGGCCCCGCAGCCGGCGGGCCTGGTCACCATGCCCAACAGCTCTAACCTGACCATGTCACTGGGGAACACTCCGGTGACATGCCCGACCAGAAACCCACACTGCACGACCATATCGAATCCGTATCTGGCCAACGACGTGTTCTGGCAGAATCGTTCCTTCTACATTGGTGTGGGCGCTTTGAGCTCTCAATACCAGCAGAACATCGTCAGCCTGTACAACGCTTCCTTCAACAGCACCCCTGGCACAGCGGCAGCAAGCCAGCCCTCAGCCGACGCCACGACGCCTCTCGGGACAGGCTCGATGATCACAGGTGGCACAGGAGCGTGCACGCCAGGCGCCAGCTACTGGGACATCGGCGTTCGTGGGGATTCTGGACCCTCGAACCACGCCACGGGCATCGCCTTGTCGCCCACATACTCGGTCATTACCGACATCGCCGACTACAGTACGGCGGCGCTGCACAACACGGGATCGAACCCAAATATGATCAGTCAATATTGCAACGGCGCCAGGACTCCACCGGAATACGCCTCCGGCGGATACCAGGTGCCGCCCGGCATCTCTGACGCCACGGTTCCCAACCCCATCTTCAACCTGTCTCCATCCGCAACCGTGGACGAAGGCAACAACTGGATCAACATCAGCTGGGGTCCGCTTTCCGAAACCGGTCCTGTTACCAACACGACGCTCGGCAACTATGGCCCGTCTTCAAGCTCCTCCGTCATTAACTACATCCCCAGCACTGCGCCGACTTATGGCGCGGCTCCATCTCTCGACTACTATGGCACTCCGAGAAAGACAAATAACGCCGTCGACGCGGGCGCAGTCGAATTCGTAGGCGCAACGCTGGCAATCGGCAGCGTAACCGGTGGACCGCTCAACTTCGGCAACGTCGTTGACACTACCACCAGCGCTGCGCGGACGCTCACCCTCCACAACACCGGTACAGGTACGCTGACGGGCATCGCCATCGCGGTTACCACACCGTTCTCGCAATCGGGCGGCACCTGCGGAGCAACGCTGAATGCTGGAGCCACCTGCACCATTAACATCGTCTTCTCACCGACAACGCCTGGGGCCGCAACCGGCAATGCAACGATCACCGGAAATGTTGCCATCACGGGTTCTCCCGTGGCACTTACAGGAACTGGAGTCGCTGTCAGCAAGACAGCAACCCTTACGCCCGCCACACACAACTATGGAACAATCACCAGGGGCGCTACGCAGGGCATCCTCTGCCTCGGGGCCAACGCCGGACCTTGCCAGGCGTTCACCCTCTCCAACACCGGGAATGTCGCAATGACGGGCATCACGACAACCGTCAATTCGGCCATCGGAACGAACTACTATGTGATCGCCGGCCTTACCAGTTGCGGTGCAACTCTGAATGCGGGTACGACCTGCAATGTCGAAGTACAGTTCCGGCCTCCGTTAACCGATGCTGCAAATTCGGCTCAGACAGGATCGCTTGTTATCACGAATACCAGCGGCTTCCCAACGTTGACATCGACCTTGTCTGGAACCGCACGATGA
- a CDS encoding LolA family protein, with protein sequence MLRIKLIVGMTLACAVAAAMAADTTTPRSSLTAAEIVNKNVAARGGLQAWRSVQSMTFQGKLGAGGNQRTTLPASLPDKKAAALPTDPRPKEEVLLPFVMEMQRPHKVRFELQFRGQAALQVYDGENGWKLRPYLNRREVEPFTADEAKAASMQAELDGPLIDYVAKGTRVDVEGMEEVEDRDTYRLKLTMKNGQSIHLWIDSKTFLETKIEGQPRRLDGIDHPVEIYYRDYRPTSGLEIPYLLETKVLPLPNPASRVKENPIPAERILIERVLVNPKFEASLFSKPQAEVASLNK encoded by the coding sequence ATGCTCCGAATCAAGCTGATAGTTGGTATGACGCTCGCATGCGCCGTTGCCGCCGCAATGGCTGCAGATACGACCACACCCAGATCGAGTCTTACCGCAGCTGAAATCGTCAATAAAAACGTTGCCGCACGTGGTGGGTTACAGGCGTGGCGCTCCGTTCAATCCATGACGTTCCAGGGTAAGCTGGGCGCGGGAGGCAATCAGCGGACTACTCTTCCTGCTTCGCTTCCGGACAAGAAAGCTGCTGCGCTTCCCACGGATCCGCGGCCGAAGGAAGAGGTCTTATTGCCGTTTGTGATGGAGATGCAACGCCCGCACAAGGTACGTTTCGAACTGCAATTCAGGGGTCAAGCCGCGTTACAGGTCTACGACGGAGAAAATGGCTGGAAGCTGAGGCCCTATCTTAACCGTCGCGAAGTCGAGCCATTCACCGCCGACGAAGCAAAAGCCGCATCGATGCAAGCTGAGCTCGATGGTCCGCTCATTGATTATGTAGCTAAGGGGACTCGTGTCGACGTTGAAGGGATGGAGGAAGTAGAGGATCGCGACACCTACAGGCTCAAGCTGACCATGAAGAATGGGCAGTCAATTCATCTCTGGATCGATTCCAAGACATTCCTCGAGACCAAGATTGAGGGACAGCCTCGAAGATTGGATGGTATAGATCATCCAGTCGAGATCTACTATCGGGATTACCGCCCAACGAGCGGCTTGGAAATACCATACCTGCTGGAGACAAAAGTTCTTCCGCTGCCCAATCCCGCATCGCGAGTCAAGGAGAACCCGATCCCTGCCGAGAGAATACTGATCGAAAGAGTGTTGGTTAATCCCAAGTTCGAAGCATCATTGTTCTCCAAACCTCAGGCCGAGGTCGCTTCTCTCAACAAGTGA